A genomic stretch from Neodiprion fabricii isolate iyNeoFabr1 chromosome 3, iyNeoFabr1.1, whole genome shotgun sequence includes:
- the LOC124177170 gene encoding uncharacterized protein LOC124177170 isoform X3, with the protein MALSSELLLRLDADAEPLPKRLKLAENAFCSTDLPINHKEDLIVKWLCKVAPTELIVWKSLRLCVYCQTDNRTTLNLETKTKLVETLTNQLNFKEENIPDEMLDCCIWILTNPKMQHYFQNVLSKFGRFLQCLLIRIRVENFKQAATNDDVPDRSSLVLSEVRQACVLNSIDSLIQVHKHHSDKNQVAETFLDYVLSPLCALIDPTCTDNSNRIGAETHKCIQQILFGKARYNEYKEYSSGIGNGCLPVKLFTTLTQLLAKMGSDDVSVMLSYVFRAAVGSYKTDGELIDSFFRSFVNSAGNLKTVVSNYLINYLTDIHLEFGNKIDNLTLMEFLTSLIDEILSKEERLSRKDYDLLRNVTNLNPLVVESKLPTIFRRILLEARSSRSEEQSYVMFLISAVDASSRLRREQKLIPWLLLALNTALQENKKSCLLPAEVFPTHFTSKFTSLASGLHSPQVTAMLKSLSYHLKSNCVDEFNINSAGQVTLMTECTVLLMVSFFNGIRIFEHNIPLPMQKKFTSALSELGDILSTLSKKISNTTYNGRMTIILLEAALSWSRVWSLLAFYAPKSGAENMPFPISEDDLQHVIQRVENFGDTGCKEALNKFSLHRTKINLIREPQARLTGLVGEMQNFWLLILQDYPELVSLLTLDQLMQLTSFFLAQMITHSESSFQKLQDLLRQETLEENKRFVIVILCQIFIEIGSLAKQNMTTDIVARINIVNILEAESDDAIPALDSNKLIKDVPVLSTLHKDEMYRIEKYLHALLCLPIRHLGISLRTMTFVITYVIERSCQHHERIKTLCNNILFESLEEGGLNVLEYIDLDSLVPNLPRNKVLQKAFELSLRNVKTLSGSPTLLTLSSCPDESISTVLSCIENVKQKTNKTVKLTLDKVEKKLGKRALKTCNENIESAEEVKKITMALKISLGKNSVKENLKKSVSSMLRSAFMNGVDVSSKEENYNNDREDFIEKALELAIIALQHRSYLELPDEIVAGIWSTVLKYPQTKLLTILLEATTPKVFNEVLMSLHRQTSRMDSARKEHEK; encoded by the exons ATGGCCTTGTCAAGCG AGCTTTTGTTGCGTTTGGACGCGGATGCGGAACCGCTGCCAAAACGGCTGAAACTGGCTGAGAACGCATTTTGCAGCACTGATCTGCCGATAAATCATAAAGAAGATTTGATAGTCAAATGGCTGTGCAAAGTAGCACCCACAGAATTGATAGTTTGGAAGAGTTTGAGACTTTGTGTTTACTGTCAAACTGACAACAGAACCACTCTAAATCTcgaaacgaaaacgaaacTGGTTGAAACTCTAACAAACCAACTGAACTTCAAGGAGGAAAATATTCCTGATGAGATGCTCGATTGCTGCATTTGGATTTTGACAAACCCTAAAATGCAGCATTACTTCCAGAACGTACTGAGTAAATTCGGACGTTTTTTGCAATGTCTACTCATCAGAATTAGGGTAGAGAACTTTAAACAGGCAGCTACTAATGATGATGTGCCTGACCGAAGCAGCCTTGTCTTGTCAGAAGTTAGACAAGCTTGTGTCTTGAATTCCATTGATAGTTTAATTCAGGTGCATAAACACCATTCCGATAAAAATCAGGTGGCTGAAACTTTTTTGGACTATGTTTTGAGTCCACTCTGCGCCCTAATAGATCCTACCTGCACGGACAACTCTAATAGGATTGGAGCAGAAACGCATAAATGTatacaacaaatattgtttggCAAAGCAAGGTACAACGAGTACAAAGAATAtagttccggaataggaaatGGATGTTTACCTGTAAAATTATTCACCACACTTACCCAACTCCTTGCTAAAATGGGTTCTGATGATGTTTCGGTTATGTTGAGTTACGTCTTCCGTGCTGCAGTTGGCTCCTATAAAACAGACGGTGAACTGATAGACAGCTTCTTCAGAAGCTTTGTAAATTCTGCGGGTAATCTAAAAACTGTAGTATCAAATTACCTGATTAATTATCTGACTGACATTCATCTGGAGTTTGGTAACAAGATTGACAATCTAACTCTGATGGAATTTCTTACCAGCTTAATTGACGAGATTCTTTCAAAAGAAGAAAGGTTGAGTCGTAAGGATTATGATCTGTTGCGCAATGTTACCAACTTGAATCCGCTGGTTGTAGAAAGTAAATTACCAACCATCTTCCGGAGAATACTCCTCGAAGCTAGATCATCAAGGTCTGAAGAGCAGTCCTACGTTATGTTCCTGATTAGCGCCGTGGATGCAAGCTCGCGTCTGaggcgtgaacaaaaattgattccATGGCTTCTGCTGGCTCTTAACACAGCTCTccaggaaaataaaaagtccTGTCTATTACCAGCAGAAGTTTTCCCTACCCACTTCACTTCCAAATTCACAAGTCTTGCTAGCGGTTTGCATAGCCCGCAAGTTACAGCTATGCTCAAGTCGCTGAGTTACCACTTAAAATCAAACTGTGTCGATGAATTTAATATCAACTCTGCAG GTCAGGTTACCCTGATGACAGAATGTACAGTCCTATTAatggtttcattttttaatggTATTCGGATATTTGAACACAACATACCTCTTCccatgcaaaaaaaatttaccagtGCATTAAGTGAACTGGGTGACATACTTTCTACTCTAAGCAAAAAGATTTCGAATACCACATATAATGGTAGGATGACGATTATCTTGTTGGAAGCTGCTCTGTCATGGAGCAGAGTATGGAGTCTACTGGCTTTCTACGCCCCAAAATCGGGCGCGGAAAATATGCCTTTCCCAATTTCAGAGGATGACTTGCAGCATGTGATCCAAAGGGTCGAGAACTTTGGAGATACGGGCTGCAAAGAAGCCCTG AACAAATTTTCACTGCaccgaacaaaaataaatctgaTTCGTGAACCCCAGGCAAGGTTGACTGGTCTTGTCGGCGAgatgcaaaatttttggttaCTTATTCTTCAGGATTATCCAGAGCTTGTTTCATTATTAACCCTTGATCAGCTAATGCAGCTGACCTCGTTCTTTTTGGCACAGATGATCACACACAGTGAAAGCAGCTTCCAAAAGTTACAAGATTTATTGAGGCAAGAAACTctagaagaaaataaaagattcgTTATTGTGATACTCtgccaaatttttattgaaattggatCATTAGCTAAACAAAACATGACTACGGATATAGTCGCACGAATTAATATT GTAAACATATTGGAAGCTGAGAGTGATGATGCTATTCCAGCATTGGATTCCAATAAACTGATTAAGGATGTTCCAGTATTATCAACTCTGCATAAAGATGAGATGTACAGGATAGAGAAATATTTACATGCCTTACTGTGTCTACCTATCAGGCATCTTGGTATTTCACTAAGGACAATGACGTTTGTAATTACTTACGTTATTGAAAGATCATGTCAACATCATGAAAGAATTAAAACCTTATGCAACAACATATTATTTG AAAGTCTAGAAGAAGGTGGGCTGAATGTTTTGGAGTACATTGATTTGGACTCATTGGTACCTAATCTTCCCAGAAACAAAGTTTTACAAAAAGCGTTCGAATTATCATTGCGCAATGTAAAGACGTTATCAGGATCTCCGACTTTACTTACACTTAGTAGCTGTCCAGACGAATCAATTTCAACAGTTTTATCATGTATCGAAAATgtcaaacaaaaaacaaataagaCAGTAAAACTTACTCTGgataaagttgaaaagaaactgGGCAAGCGAGCTTTGAAAACATGTAACGAAAATATAGAATCTGCTGAAGAAGTCAAGAAAATTACCATGGCATTAAAAATTTCCCTTGGAAAAAACAGTGTCAAagaaaatcttaaaaaatcgGTTAGCTCAATGCTCCGATCCGCCTTTATG AATGGTGTGGATGTAAGttcaaaagaagaaaattacaacaatGATAGAGAGGACTTCATTGAAAAAGCTTTAGAATTGGCAATCATCGCCTTGCAACATAGGTCATATTTAGAGTTACCAGACGAAATTGTTGCAGGCATTTGGAGTACTGTTTTAAAATATCCACAAACAAAACTACTAACCATCTTGCTGGAGGCTACAACTCCGAAAGTATTCAACGAAGTTTTAATGTCCCTCCACAGGCAGACT TCTAGAATGGATTCTGCTAGGAAGGAACATGAAAAATAG
- the LOC124177170 gene encoding uncharacterized protein LOC124177170 isoform X2, giving the protein MALSSELLLRLDADAEPLPKRLKLAENAFCSTDLPINHKEDLIVKWLCKVAPTELIVWKSLRLCVYCQTDNRTTLNLETKTKLVETLTNQLNFKEENIPDEMLDCCIWILTNPKMQHYFQNVLSKFGRFLQCLLIRIRVENFKQAATNDDVPDRSSLVLSEVRQACVLNSIDSLIQVHKHHSDKNQVAETFLDYVLSPLCALIDPTCTDNSNRIGAETHKCIQQILFGKARYNEYKEYSSGIGNGCLPVKLFTTLTQLLAKMGSDDVSVMLSYVFRAAVGSYKTDGELIDSFFRSFVNSAGNLKTVVSNYLINYLTDIHLEFGNKIDNLTLMEFLTSLIDEILSKEERLSRKDYDLLRNVTNLNPLVVESKLPTIFRRILLEARSSRSEEQSYVMFLISAVDASSRLRREQKLIPWLLLALNTALQENKKSCLLPAEVFPTHFTSKFTSLASGLHSPQVTAMLKSLSYHLKSNCVDEFNINSAGQVTLMTECTVLLMVSFFNGIRIFEHNIPLPMQKKFTSALSELGDILSTLSKKISNTTYNGRMTIILLEAALSWSRVWSLLAFYAPKSGAENMPFPISEDDLQHVIQRVENFGDTGCKEALMITHSESSFQKLQDLLRQETLEENKRFVIVILCQIFIEIGSLAKQNMTTDIVARINIVNILEAESDDAIPALDSNKLIKDVPVLSTLHKDEMYRIEKYLHALLCLPIRHLGISLRTMTFVITYVIERSCQHHERIKTLCNNILFESLEEGGLNVLEYIDLDSLVPNLPRNKVLQKAFELSLRNVKTLSGSPTLLTLSSCPDESISTVLSCIENVKQKTNKTVKLTLDKVEKKLGKRALKTCNENIESAEEVKKITMALKISLGKNSVKENLKKSVSSMLRSAFMNGVDVSSKEENYNNDREDFIEKALELAIIALQHRSYLELPDEIVAGIWSTVLKYPQTKLLTILLEATTPKVFNEVLMSLHRQTEMELYEPDAIKLNNTLVIWNCIEMSDMGTSRNKSRQHATRKLMRMLLILEIRTEHWPDVLKLLQVIVNSKHMQLFGEFIDMIISIATRSIREGNSLLECDNVLILCLSLLRSRVEMMTDRLPLLLQLFRQAVTFVSSQAKKESTANSHLLGLCALNVEKVTSALCKLKRHMERLSPYLISDMVDVFAKGDLEPIKEPFQNCINKLLSICDPHGVALNYRALPAAKREIFKNMSDTYNKFHRFTGKI; this is encoded by the exons ATGGCCTTGTCAAGCG AGCTTTTGTTGCGTTTGGACGCGGATGCGGAACCGCTGCCAAAACGGCTGAAACTGGCTGAGAACGCATTTTGCAGCACTGATCTGCCGATAAATCATAAAGAAGATTTGATAGTCAAATGGCTGTGCAAAGTAGCACCCACAGAATTGATAGTTTGGAAGAGTTTGAGACTTTGTGTTTACTGTCAAACTGACAACAGAACCACTCTAAATCTcgaaacgaaaacgaaacTGGTTGAAACTCTAACAAACCAACTGAACTTCAAGGAGGAAAATATTCCTGATGAGATGCTCGATTGCTGCATTTGGATTTTGACAAACCCTAAAATGCAGCATTACTTCCAGAACGTACTGAGTAAATTCGGACGTTTTTTGCAATGTCTACTCATCAGAATTAGGGTAGAGAACTTTAAACAGGCAGCTACTAATGATGATGTGCCTGACCGAAGCAGCCTTGTCTTGTCAGAAGTTAGACAAGCTTGTGTCTTGAATTCCATTGATAGTTTAATTCAGGTGCATAAACACCATTCCGATAAAAATCAGGTGGCTGAAACTTTTTTGGACTATGTTTTGAGTCCACTCTGCGCCCTAATAGATCCTACCTGCACGGACAACTCTAATAGGATTGGAGCAGAAACGCATAAATGTatacaacaaatattgtttggCAAAGCAAGGTACAACGAGTACAAAGAATAtagttccggaataggaaatGGATGTTTACCTGTAAAATTATTCACCACACTTACCCAACTCCTTGCTAAAATGGGTTCTGATGATGTTTCGGTTATGTTGAGTTACGTCTTCCGTGCTGCAGTTGGCTCCTATAAAACAGACGGTGAACTGATAGACAGCTTCTTCAGAAGCTTTGTAAATTCTGCGGGTAATCTAAAAACTGTAGTATCAAATTACCTGATTAATTATCTGACTGACATTCATCTGGAGTTTGGTAACAAGATTGACAATCTAACTCTGATGGAATTTCTTACCAGCTTAATTGACGAGATTCTTTCAAAAGAAGAAAGGTTGAGTCGTAAGGATTATGATCTGTTGCGCAATGTTACCAACTTGAATCCGCTGGTTGTAGAAAGTAAATTACCAACCATCTTCCGGAGAATACTCCTCGAAGCTAGATCATCAAGGTCTGAAGAGCAGTCCTACGTTATGTTCCTGATTAGCGCCGTGGATGCAAGCTCGCGTCTGaggcgtgaacaaaaattgattccATGGCTTCTGCTGGCTCTTAACACAGCTCTccaggaaaataaaaagtccTGTCTATTACCAGCAGAAGTTTTCCCTACCCACTTCACTTCCAAATTCACAAGTCTTGCTAGCGGTTTGCATAGCCCGCAAGTTACAGCTATGCTCAAGTCGCTGAGTTACCACTTAAAATCAAACTGTGTCGATGAATTTAATATCAACTCTGCAG GTCAGGTTACCCTGATGACAGAATGTACAGTCCTATTAatggtttcattttttaatggTATTCGGATATTTGAACACAACATACCTCTTCccatgcaaaaaaaatttaccagtGCATTAAGTGAACTGGGTGACATACTTTCTACTCTAAGCAAAAAGATTTCGAATACCACATATAATGGTAGGATGACGATTATCTTGTTGGAAGCTGCTCTGTCATGGAGCAGAGTATGGAGTCTACTGGCTTTCTACGCCCCAAAATCGGGCGCGGAAAATATGCCTTTCCCAATTTCAGAGGATGACTTGCAGCATGTGATCCAAAGGGTCGAGAACTTTGGAGATACGGGCTGCAAAGAAGCCCTG ATGATCACACACAGTGAAAGCAGCTTCCAAAAGTTACAAGATTTATTGAGGCAAGAAACTctagaagaaaataaaagattcgTTATTGTGATACTCtgccaaatttttattgaaattggatCATTAGCTAAACAAAACATGACTACGGATATAGTCGCACGAATTAATATT GTAAACATATTGGAAGCTGAGAGTGATGATGCTATTCCAGCATTGGATTCCAATAAACTGATTAAGGATGTTCCAGTATTATCAACTCTGCATAAAGATGAGATGTACAGGATAGAGAAATATTTACATGCCTTACTGTGTCTACCTATCAGGCATCTTGGTATTTCACTAAGGACAATGACGTTTGTAATTACTTACGTTATTGAAAGATCATGTCAACATCATGAAAGAATTAAAACCTTATGCAACAACATATTATTTG AAAGTCTAGAAGAAGGTGGGCTGAATGTTTTGGAGTACATTGATTTGGACTCATTGGTACCTAATCTTCCCAGAAACAAAGTTTTACAAAAAGCGTTCGAATTATCATTGCGCAATGTAAAGACGTTATCAGGATCTCCGACTTTACTTACACTTAGTAGCTGTCCAGACGAATCAATTTCAACAGTTTTATCATGTATCGAAAATgtcaaacaaaaaacaaataagaCAGTAAAACTTACTCTGgataaagttgaaaagaaactgGGCAAGCGAGCTTTGAAAACATGTAACGAAAATATAGAATCTGCTGAAGAAGTCAAGAAAATTACCATGGCATTAAAAATTTCCCTTGGAAAAAACAGTGTCAAagaaaatcttaaaaaatcgGTTAGCTCAATGCTCCGATCCGCCTTTATG AATGGTGTGGATGTAAGttcaaaagaagaaaattacaacaatGATAGAGAGGACTTCATTGAAAAAGCTTTAGAATTGGCAATCATCGCCTTGCAACATAGGTCATATTTAGAGTTACCAGACGAAATTGTTGCAGGCATTTGGAGTACTGTTTTAAAATATCCACAAACAAAACTACTAACCATCTTGCTGGAGGCTACAACTCCGAAAGTATTCAACGAAGTTTTAATGTCCCTCCACAGGCAGACT GAAATGGAATTGTATGAGCCTGATgcgataaaattgaacaatacaCTTGTTATTTGGAATTGCATTGAGATGTCAGACATGGGAACAAGTCGAAATAAATCTCGACAGCACGCTACGCGAAAGCTGATGCGGATGCTGCTGATACTTGAGATAAGAACTGAGCACTGGCCCGATGTGTTAAAATTGCTACAAGTGATCGTTAACTCAAAGCATATGCAGCTATTTGGTGAATTTATCGACATGATAATATCGATAGCTACCAGGTCAATAAGAGAAGGAAATAGCTTGCTTGAATGCGACAATGTATTAATACTTTGCCTGAGCTTATTAAGATCCAGAGTTGAAATGATGACTGACAGACTCCCGCTACTATTGCAGCTTTTCAGACAAGCTGTTACCTTTGTATCCTCCCAAGCTAAAAAAGAAAGTACAGCAAATAGTCATTTATTGGGACTATGCGCTCTTAACGTTGAAAA AGTTACCAGTGCCTTATGCAAATTGAAAAGGCATATGGAAAGGCTCAGCCCTTACTTAATTTCTGATATGGTAGATGTTTTTGCAAAAGGAGATTTAGAGCCCATCAAA gAGCCATTCCAAAATTGTATCAACAAACTACTGAGCATTTGCGATCCTCACGGAGTGGCCTTAAACTATAGAGCCTTACCAGCAGCAAAGcgtgaaatattcaaaaacatGAGCGATACATACAACAAGTTCCATAGATTTactggaaaaatttga
- the LOC124177170 gene encoding uncharacterized protein LOC124177170 isoform X1: MALSSELLLRLDADAEPLPKRLKLAENAFCSTDLPINHKEDLIVKWLCKVAPTELIVWKSLRLCVYCQTDNRTTLNLETKTKLVETLTNQLNFKEENIPDEMLDCCIWILTNPKMQHYFQNVLSKFGRFLQCLLIRIRVENFKQAATNDDVPDRSSLVLSEVRQACVLNSIDSLIQVHKHHSDKNQVAETFLDYVLSPLCALIDPTCTDNSNRIGAETHKCIQQILFGKARYNEYKEYSSGIGNGCLPVKLFTTLTQLLAKMGSDDVSVMLSYVFRAAVGSYKTDGELIDSFFRSFVNSAGNLKTVVSNYLINYLTDIHLEFGNKIDNLTLMEFLTSLIDEILSKEERLSRKDYDLLRNVTNLNPLVVESKLPTIFRRILLEARSSRSEEQSYVMFLISAVDASSRLRREQKLIPWLLLALNTALQENKKSCLLPAEVFPTHFTSKFTSLASGLHSPQVTAMLKSLSYHLKSNCVDEFNINSAGQVTLMTECTVLLMVSFFNGIRIFEHNIPLPMQKKFTSALSELGDILSTLSKKISNTTYNGRMTIILLEAALSWSRVWSLLAFYAPKSGAENMPFPISEDDLQHVIQRVENFGDTGCKEALNKFSLHRTKINLIREPQARLTGLVGEMQNFWLLILQDYPELVSLLTLDQLMQLTSFFLAQMITHSESSFQKLQDLLRQETLEENKRFVIVILCQIFIEIGSLAKQNMTTDIVARINIVNILEAESDDAIPALDSNKLIKDVPVLSTLHKDEMYRIEKYLHALLCLPIRHLGISLRTMTFVITYVIERSCQHHERIKTLCNNILFESLEEGGLNVLEYIDLDSLVPNLPRNKVLQKAFELSLRNVKTLSGSPTLLTLSSCPDESISTVLSCIENVKQKTNKTVKLTLDKVEKKLGKRALKTCNENIESAEEVKKITMALKISLGKNSVKENLKKSVSSMLRSAFMNGVDVSSKEENYNNDREDFIEKALELAIIALQHRSYLELPDEIVAGIWSTVLKYPQTKLLTILLEATTPKVFNEVLMSLHRQTEMELYEPDAIKLNNTLVIWNCIEMSDMGTSRNKSRQHATRKLMRMLLILEIRTEHWPDVLKLLQVIVNSKHMQLFGEFIDMIISIATRSIREGNSLLECDNVLILCLSLLRSRVEMMTDRLPLLLQLFRQAVTFVSSQAKKESTANSHLLGLCALNVEKVTSALCKLKRHMERLSPYLISDMVDVFAKGDLEPIKEPFQNCINKLLSICDPHGVALNYRALPAAKREIFKNMSDTYNKFHRFTGKI, encoded by the exons ATGGCCTTGTCAAGCG AGCTTTTGTTGCGTTTGGACGCGGATGCGGAACCGCTGCCAAAACGGCTGAAACTGGCTGAGAACGCATTTTGCAGCACTGATCTGCCGATAAATCATAAAGAAGATTTGATAGTCAAATGGCTGTGCAAAGTAGCACCCACAGAATTGATAGTTTGGAAGAGTTTGAGACTTTGTGTTTACTGTCAAACTGACAACAGAACCACTCTAAATCTcgaaacgaaaacgaaacTGGTTGAAACTCTAACAAACCAACTGAACTTCAAGGAGGAAAATATTCCTGATGAGATGCTCGATTGCTGCATTTGGATTTTGACAAACCCTAAAATGCAGCATTACTTCCAGAACGTACTGAGTAAATTCGGACGTTTTTTGCAATGTCTACTCATCAGAATTAGGGTAGAGAACTTTAAACAGGCAGCTACTAATGATGATGTGCCTGACCGAAGCAGCCTTGTCTTGTCAGAAGTTAGACAAGCTTGTGTCTTGAATTCCATTGATAGTTTAATTCAGGTGCATAAACACCATTCCGATAAAAATCAGGTGGCTGAAACTTTTTTGGACTATGTTTTGAGTCCACTCTGCGCCCTAATAGATCCTACCTGCACGGACAACTCTAATAGGATTGGAGCAGAAACGCATAAATGTatacaacaaatattgtttggCAAAGCAAGGTACAACGAGTACAAAGAATAtagttccggaataggaaatGGATGTTTACCTGTAAAATTATTCACCACACTTACCCAACTCCTTGCTAAAATGGGTTCTGATGATGTTTCGGTTATGTTGAGTTACGTCTTCCGTGCTGCAGTTGGCTCCTATAAAACAGACGGTGAACTGATAGACAGCTTCTTCAGAAGCTTTGTAAATTCTGCGGGTAATCTAAAAACTGTAGTATCAAATTACCTGATTAATTATCTGACTGACATTCATCTGGAGTTTGGTAACAAGATTGACAATCTAACTCTGATGGAATTTCTTACCAGCTTAATTGACGAGATTCTTTCAAAAGAAGAAAGGTTGAGTCGTAAGGATTATGATCTGTTGCGCAATGTTACCAACTTGAATCCGCTGGTTGTAGAAAGTAAATTACCAACCATCTTCCGGAGAATACTCCTCGAAGCTAGATCATCAAGGTCTGAAGAGCAGTCCTACGTTATGTTCCTGATTAGCGCCGTGGATGCAAGCTCGCGTCTGaggcgtgaacaaaaattgattccATGGCTTCTGCTGGCTCTTAACACAGCTCTccaggaaaataaaaagtccTGTCTATTACCAGCAGAAGTTTTCCCTACCCACTTCACTTCCAAATTCACAAGTCTTGCTAGCGGTTTGCATAGCCCGCAAGTTACAGCTATGCTCAAGTCGCTGAGTTACCACTTAAAATCAAACTGTGTCGATGAATTTAATATCAACTCTGCAG GTCAGGTTACCCTGATGACAGAATGTACAGTCCTATTAatggtttcattttttaatggTATTCGGATATTTGAACACAACATACCTCTTCccatgcaaaaaaaatttaccagtGCATTAAGTGAACTGGGTGACATACTTTCTACTCTAAGCAAAAAGATTTCGAATACCACATATAATGGTAGGATGACGATTATCTTGTTGGAAGCTGCTCTGTCATGGAGCAGAGTATGGAGTCTACTGGCTTTCTACGCCCCAAAATCGGGCGCGGAAAATATGCCTTTCCCAATTTCAGAGGATGACTTGCAGCATGTGATCCAAAGGGTCGAGAACTTTGGAGATACGGGCTGCAAAGAAGCCCTG AACAAATTTTCACTGCaccgaacaaaaataaatctgaTTCGTGAACCCCAGGCAAGGTTGACTGGTCTTGTCGGCGAgatgcaaaatttttggttaCTTATTCTTCAGGATTATCCAGAGCTTGTTTCATTATTAACCCTTGATCAGCTAATGCAGCTGACCTCGTTCTTTTTGGCACAGATGATCACACACAGTGAAAGCAGCTTCCAAAAGTTACAAGATTTATTGAGGCAAGAAACTctagaagaaaataaaagattcgTTATTGTGATACTCtgccaaatttttattgaaattggatCATTAGCTAAACAAAACATGACTACGGATATAGTCGCACGAATTAATATT GTAAACATATTGGAAGCTGAGAGTGATGATGCTATTCCAGCATTGGATTCCAATAAACTGATTAAGGATGTTCCAGTATTATCAACTCTGCATAAAGATGAGATGTACAGGATAGAGAAATATTTACATGCCTTACTGTGTCTACCTATCAGGCATCTTGGTATTTCACTAAGGACAATGACGTTTGTAATTACTTACGTTATTGAAAGATCATGTCAACATCATGAAAGAATTAAAACCTTATGCAACAACATATTATTTG AAAGTCTAGAAGAAGGTGGGCTGAATGTTTTGGAGTACATTGATTTGGACTCATTGGTACCTAATCTTCCCAGAAACAAAGTTTTACAAAAAGCGTTCGAATTATCATTGCGCAATGTAAAGACGTTATCAGGATCTCCGACTTTACTTACACTTAGTAGCTGTCCAGACGAATCAATTTCAACAGTTTTATCATGTATCGAAAATgtcaaacaaaaaacaaataagaCAGTAAAACTTACTCTGgataaagttgaaaagaaactgGGCAAGCGAGCTTTGAAAACATGTAACGAAAATATAGAATCTGCTGAAGAAGTCAAGAAAATTACCATGGCATTAAAAATTTCCCTTGGAAAAAACAGTGTCAAagaaaatcttaaaaaatcgGTTAGCTCAATGCTCCGATCCGCCTTTATG AATGGTGTGGATGTAAGttcaaaagaagaaaattacaacaatGATAGAGAGGACTTCATTGAAAAAGCTTTAGAATTGGCAATCATCGCCTTGCAACATAGGTCATATTTAGAGTTACCAGACGAAATTGTTGCAGGCATTTGGAGTACTGTTTTAAAATATCCACAAACAAAACTACTAACCATCTTGCTGGAGGCTACAACTCCGAAAGTATTCAACGAAGTTTTAATGTCCCTCCACAGGCAGACT GAAATGGAATTGTATGAGCCTGATgcgataaaattgaacaatacaCTTGTTATTTGGAATTGCATTGAGATGTCAGACATGGGAACAAGTCGAAATAAATCTCGACAGCACGCTACGCGAAAGCTGATGCGGATGCTGCTGATACTTGAGATAAGAACTGAGCACTGGCCCGATGTGTTAAAATTGCTACAAGTGATCGTTAACTCAAAGCATATGCAGCTATTTGGTGAATTTATCGACATGATAATATCGATAGCTACCAGGTCAATAAGAGAAGGAAATAGCTTGCTTGAATGCGACAATGTATTAATACTTTGCCTGAGCTTATTAAGATCCAGAGTTGAAATGATGACTGACAGACTCCCGCTACTATTGCAGCTTTTCAGACAAGCTGTTACCTTTGTATCCTCCCAAGCTAAAAAAGAAAGTACAGCAAATAGTCATTTATTGGGACTATGCGCTCTTAACGTTGAAAA AGTTACCAGTGCCTTATGCAAATTGAAAAGGCATATGGAAAGGCTCAGCCCTTACTTAATTTCTGATATGGTAGATGTTTTTGCAAAAGGAGATTTAGAGCCCATCAAA gAGCCATTCCAAAATTGTATCAACAAACTACTGAGCATTTGCGATCCTCACGGAGTGGCCTTAAACTATAGAGCCTTACCAGCAGCAAAGcgtgaaatattcaaaaacatGAGCGATACATACAACAAGTTCCATAGATTTactggaaaaatttga